ATATGATGTTCCAGTTTTACGTCGCTGACGGCAAATTGTCCTGCCAGTTGTATCAGCGCAGCGCAGATATATTTTTGGGTGTGCCTTTCAATATCGCATCCTATGCCTTGTTGACCCATATGGTGGCGCAACAAACCGATCTGGAAGTTGGTGATTTTATCTGGACGGGTGGTGACTGCCACTTGTATTCCAATCACATGGACCAAGTTAACGAACAATTATCACGTAGCACTTTGCCATTGGGTCAATTGATCATCAAGCGCAAACCTGAATCCATCTTTGATTATCAGTTTGATGATTTTGAGTTTGCAAATTATCAATTCCACCCCGCAATCAAAGCACCTGTTGCTGTTTAAACCCTGGATTCATGAGCATGTCATCTTTAAGTATTATTGTTGCAACCGACTCCAAGCTGGGCATAGGGATAGATAATAAGCTGCCTTGGCATTTGCCTGAGGATCTTGCCCACTTTAAGCGGACCACCACTGGACACGCCATCATCATGGGCAGGAAAACCTTTGAATCCATAGGTCGCCCCTTACCGAACAGGCGCAATATTGTCGTCACGCGGAATCATGAGTGGCAACATGCAGGGGTGGAAGCAGTGGCATCGCTGGATGCAGCGCGGGCGTTGCTGGACCAGAAATTGGCTTTCATCATAGGCGGAGCCGAGATTTACAGCCAAAGCATGGAATTGGCCAATGAACTGGTCGTGACCGAGATACAACAGGAGTTTGCATGTGACGCTTTTTTCCCAGTGATCAATCCGCTAATATGGAAAGAGACGGGAAGAGAAAAACATTTCTCCAAAGAAAAAAATTTACATTTTGCATTTGTCACTTACAAAAAGATTTAGGATTACTATGTCAGGACACGGGTTTCACGTACACGGACCGCATGATCATGAGTTGGAACATGCAGCCCACGGCAATGATGATTTTGCCAGCAAAATTGCAGTAATGACTGCGATCATGGCAACTGTCGGAGCCTTGTTTGGCTATGAAGGCGGCGCAACACAAAATGATGCAGCCATGTTCAAGAATGACTCGGCCATTAAAAAGACCGAAGCATCGAACCAATGGAATTATTACCAGTCGAAGTCGAGCAAGCAAAATCTCGCCGAATTGGCAATGGTGATACCAGGTGCTGATGTTGCAAAATACAAAGCAGACGTTGAACGCTACAAAGTAGAAAAAGAAGATATCAAGAAAAAAGCAGAAGCCCTGGAAAAAGAAAGCCTGGACCGGGAAGAAAAGTCCAAAGAGGCACTGCATCAGCATCATCGCTGGGCTCAGGCCATGACTGCTGTGCAAATTGCCATTTCCCTGGCAGCAATCACCTTGCTGACCAAGAAAAAATGGCTGCAGTATGCTTCTTATGGTGTAGCTGGGGTTGGTGTAGTACTGGCGGGACTTGCTGCCCTCCATATATGACAAAGACGAGAACATAATGAAAAAAATACTCGGTATCACATTATTAGCGATGGCCTGTTCCGCAGGAGCACAGACCTCGCAATTTGTGCAACTGGTTCCCACTACCTACCTGCCCAAGGACGTGAACTTTTCTCTGGGTGCTGTTGCACTCAGCATGCCTAAATACACAGGCTCTGATGAGCGTCGTCTGGCAGCTTATCCCATGTTTGATGCGCAATGGAAAAATGGTGCCTTCTTTAGCGCCGTTAATGGTCTTGGCTATAATTTCTCAAAGAACGCCAGTCTGCAGTACGGCCTGCGCATGTCGCTGGAAGCCGCACGTGATGAGTCGCGCTCCAGCAAATTGCGTGGCTTGGGTGACGTCAACATGGCAGTTGAACCCGGCGCTTTCCTCAACTACAACATAGACCAAAATTTTTCTCTGGCATCGTCTGTACGCTATGGATCAGGTCTGGATCATAACGGTGTACAAGTCAGCTTTGGCGTGCGTGCAACTACTTTACTGAGCCCACAACACAGGCTTTCTGCCAGCATAGGTGCAAACTGGGTTAATTCTGCTTACATGCAGTCATACTTCGGTGTAACTGCCGCACAATCTGCCTCCAGTGGCTACTCACAGTACACACCCTCTTCCGGCATCTCAGATATCAAGCTTGGTGCCAGCTGGCATTGGAATATTGACAACAACTGGTCTTTGACAACCGGTGCCTCAGTTAGTCGTTTGAATGGCGATGCTGGCAGGAGTCCATTTGTATTCCAGAAAACCCCTGTCACCATCTTTTCTGCTGCAAGCTATCGCTTCTGAAGACGCACTTTGCAATGCATGATCAGATAAAAGAGTGTTTGCAGAAACACTCTTTTTTTATTTATGCAGCAGGCTAGGCGAGAGCATAAAGGCGCTGATTTGTTAAATAAAATTTATCGCTACCGCCATTTGACGATGCAAGATATGGTACGACTCCTGATTTGATGACAATCAGATGAAATTTTGCATTTCATGGCTAAAAGCTGAGATTTTTTAACATCAGCACCCACATATCTGAGAGAATTCGCTTCTTTGAATTTTTCGGCGCGCAAGCGGTTGATTTAACTTGCCCAGGCGTCTCCCTTGTAACAAGCTTTTTTGGAGACCTCCATGAAATTCCGCTTCCCCATCGTCATCATCGACGAAGACTTTCGTTCTGAAAACACCTCCGGTCTTGGCATACGCGCACTTGCTGACGCGATAGAAACCGAAGGCATGGAAGTACTGGGTGTAACCAGCTATGGTGACTTGTCCCAGTTCGCCCAGCAACAATCGCGTGCGTCCGCCTTCATCCTCTCGATTGACGATGAAGAATTTGGTGACGGCACCGATGAAGAGACTGATTACGCGTTGAAGTCCTTGCGTGCCTTCGTTGAAGAGATTCGCTACAAGAATGCAGACATCCCGATTTACCTGTACGGTGAAACCCGCACTTCACGCCATATCCCGAATGACATCCTGCGCGAATTGCATGGTTTCATTCACATGTTTGAAGACACGCCAGAATTCGTGGCACGTCATATCATCCGTGAAGCCCGCTCTTACCTGGATGGCCTGGCACCACCGTTTTTCCGCGCCCTGGTACATTACGCCAATGATGGCTCCTACTCCTGGCATTGCCCGGGCCACTCAGGTGGCGTGGCCTTCCTGAAGTCGCCTATCGGCCAGATGTTCCACCAGTTCTTTGGTGAAAACATGCTGCGGGCCGACGTGTGTAATGCGGTAGAAGAACTGGGACAGTTGCTCGATCATACCGGTCCGGTCGCTGCGTCTGAACGCAACGCCGCACGCATTTTCAATGCGGATCACTGCTACTTTGTGACCAATGGCACCTCGACCTCCAACAAGATGGTCTGGCATTCCACTGTTGCACCTGGCGATATCGTCGTGGTAGATCGTAACTGCCATAAGTCCATCCTGCATTCCATCATCATGTGTGGTGCGATACCGGTTTTCCTGATGCCGACACGGAATCACCTTGGCATTATCGGCCCCATCCC
This is a stretch of genomic DNA from Undibacterium sp. KW1. It encodes these proteins:
- a CDS encoding dihydrofolate reductase, which translates into the protein MSSLSIIVATDSKLGIGIDNKLPWHLPEDLAHFKRTTTGHAIIMGRKTFESIGRPLPNRRNIVVTRNHEWQHAGVEAVASLDAARALLDQKLAFIIGGAEIYSQSMELANELVVTEIQQEFACDAFFPVINPLIWKETGREKHFSKEKNLHFAFVTYKKI
- a CDS encoding DUF4337 domain-containing protein, with translation MSGHGFHVHGPHDHELEHAAHGNDDFASKIAVMTAIMATVGALFGYEGGATQNDAAMFKNDSAIKKTEASNQWNYYQSKSSKQNLAELAMVIPGADVAKYKADVERYKVEKEDIKKKAEALEKESLDREEKSKEALHQHHRWAQAMTAVQIAISLAAITLLTKKKWLQYASYGVAGVGVVLAGLAALHI
- a CDS encoding MipA/OmpV family protein, which produces MKKILGITLLAMACSAGAQTSQFVQLVPTTYLPKDVNFSLGAVALSMPKYTGSDERRLAAYPMFDAQWKNGAFFSAVNGLGYNFSKNASLQYGLRMSLEAARDESRSSKLRGLGDVNMAVEPGAFLNYNIDQNFSLASSVRYGSGLDHNGVQVSFGVRATTLLSPQHRLSASIGANWVNSAYMQSYFGVTAAQSASSGYSQYTPSSGISDIKLGASWHWNIDNNWSLTTGASVSRLNGDAGRSPFVFQKTPVTIFSAASYRF